The nucleotide sequence CTGCGCGGCGGGATTCTGGGGCGCACAGCTGGCCAAACAGGTGGGCCTGGTGCTGCCGCTGGTGCCGATGGCGCACCAATACGCCAAGACCGGCCAGGTCGCACCGCTGGTCGGGCGCAACACCGAAGACGCCCCGGCGAGCCTGCCGATCCTGCGCCACCAAGACGCCGACCTTTATTTTCGCGAACACGTCGACCGCCTTGGCATCGGCTCCTACGGGCACCAGCCGATGCCCGTGGACATGTCCACGTTGCTGGCCGACACCGCCGGTGAACCGATGCCCTCGATGCTCCCCTTCACCGAGGAGGACTTCGAACCGGCCTGGCGTGAATGCGTGCGACTGCTGCCTGCGCTCGGGGACACCAAGGTTGACGAGGGCTTCAACGGCATCTTCTCGTTCACGCCCGACGGGTATTCGCTGCTCGGCGAGCACCGGGAGTTGGGCGGATTCTGGGTTGCCGAGGCGGTGTGGGTGACCCATTCGGCCGGGGTGGCCAAAGCGGTCGCGGAGTGGATCGTCGACGGCACCCCGTCGATCGACGTGCACGAATGCGACCTGTACCGGTTCGAGGACTTTGCGCGCAGCCCACGATTCATCGACGAGACCTGCGCGCAGGCCTTCGTCGAGGTCTACGACATCGTTCATCCCCACCAGTACCGCAGCGCGCTGCGCGGCCTGCGCACCAGCCCATTCCACCACCGCCAGCGCGAACTGGGCGCCTACTTCTACGAGGGCGGCGGCTGGGAGCGACCCGCATGGTTCCAAGCCAATGCCGAGCTTGTTCGGGAGCTCGCCGGGCGCAATGTGGCGTTTCCCGAGCGTGACGACTGGGCGGCACGCTACTGGTCGCCCATCGCGATCGCCGAGGCGCAGTGGACGCGTGAACGCGTCGCCCTCTACGACATGACACCGCTGACCCGCTACGAAGTCAGCGGTGCCGGTGCGGTCGACCTGCTGCAGCGGCTGACTACCAACGACATCGACAAGGGCGTCGGATCGGTCACCTACACCTTGATGCTCGATGAGACGGGCGGCATCCGCAGCGATCTCACCGTCGCCCGACTCGGCACGGCCCGTTTTCAGGTCGGCGCCAATGGGCCCCAGGACTTCGACTGGCTGAGTCGTCATCTGCCCCAAGACGGCAGCGTCACGCTGCGCGATATCACCGGAGGCACCTGCTGCATCGGGGTGTGGGGGCCGGCCGCGCGGGACCTTGTGCAGCCGTTGTGCCGAGACGATCTGTCACACCAAGCGTTCCCGTACTTCCGGTTGCTGCAGACCTATCTGGAGGCCATCCCGGTCACCATGCTGCGGGTGTCCTATGTCGGCGAGCTGGGCTGGGAGATCTATACCGAAGCCAGCTACGGCGGCGCCCTGTGGGACCTGTTGTGGGCAGCCGGCGCCGGCCACCAGGCCATTGCCGCCGGGCGCATCGCGTTCAACAGCCTGCGCATGGAGAAGGGCTACCGCGCGTGGGGCACCGACATGACCGCCGAGCACCGCCCGGACGAGGCCGGCCTAGGCTTCGCGGTTCGGATGTCCAAAGACTTCATCGGCAAGGCCGCGCTGGTGGACGCCGCTGCGCGAAAGGTACTGCAGTGCCTTGTCTTCGACGATCCCGCCGCGGCGGCACTGGGCAAGGAGCCGGTGTTGGCCGGCGATGTCTGCATTGGATTCGTGACCAGTGCCGGGTATTCGCCCACGATTGGCCGCACCATCGCCTACGCCTGGCTGCCGGCCGAATCGTCGATTGGCGACACCGTCACCGTCGACCACCGCGGTCGGCGCTACCCGGCGAGCGTCCACCAGCAACCGGTGGTCGATCCAGAGTCCACCCGGATACGGAGGTAACTCACCATGGCGACAACGGGTTACGACGTCATTGTGATCGGACTGGGCGGCATGGGAAGCGCGGCCGCCTATCATCTGGCCGCCCGGGGCCGCCGAGTGCTCGGCCTGGAGCGTCATCAACCGGCCCACGACAAGGGATCCAGCCACGGCGGCTCCCGGATCATCCGCCAGTCCTACTTCGAGGATCCCGGTTACGTGCCACTGCTGCTGCGGTCCTATGAGCTGTGGGAGAGGCTGGCCATCGATGCCCAGAGCGACATCTACCGACTCACCGGCGGCCTGTTCATCGGACCGCCGGACTGCGCGACCGTAGCCGGCAGCCTGCGGGCCAGCCGCGAGTGGGATCTGCCGCACGAGGTGCTCGACGCCCCGCAGATCGCGGCCCGCTTCCCGAATTTCACCCCGCAGCCCACAGACATCGCGCTCTACGAAGCCAAGGCGGGTTTGGCTCGCCCTGAACTGACGGTGCGTGCACACCTGGAGCTGGCAAAGCGATCGGGGGCAACACTGCAGTTCGAGGAGCCGGTGCTGAACTGGACCACGACCGCCAGCGGCGTGCGGGTCACCACCGGCCGCGACACCTACACCGCCGAACAGCTGGTGGTCTGCCCCGGCGCCTGGGCACCGGAGCTGCTGAGCCAATTGGGCATTCCGATCACGGTGCAACGCCAGGTGATGTACTGGCTGGACCCGGTTGGCGGCACGGCCGGGTTCCGGGATCACCCGATCTTCATCGCCGAGAATGATTCCGGCGCACAGATTTACGGCTTCCCCGCCATCGACGGACCGCGCGGCGG is from Mycobacterium marinum and encodes:
- a CDS encoding GcvT family protein, which produces MGPKIVIVGAGIVGASLADELTARGVIDVTVVDRGPLFTTGGSTSHAPGLVFATNPSKTMSAFARYTVDKFSGLHHRDGAVFNRVGGLEVATTAERWADLHRKAGWAQAWGVPGRLVRPDQCVELHPLLDRAGILGGFHTPSDGLASAVRAVEAQARRAIARGAVFLAETEVQQVADHNGRVTGVHTSRGVIEADIVVCAAGFWGAQLAKQVGLVLPLVPMAHQYAKTGQVAPLVGRNTEDAPASLPILRHQDADLYFREHVDRLGIGSYGHQPMPVDMSTLLADTAGEPMPSMLPFTEEDFEPAWRECVRLLPALGDTKVDEGFNGIFSFTPDGYSLLGEHRELGGFWVAEAVWVTHSAGVAKAVAEWIVDGTPSIDVHECDLYRFEDFARSPRFIDETCAQAFVEVYDIVHPHQYRSALRGLRTSPFHHRQRELGAYFYEGGGWERPAWFQANAELVRELAGRNVAFPERDDWAARYWSPIAIAEAQWTRERVALYDMTPLTRYEVSGAGAVDLLQRLTTNDIDKGVGSVTYTLMLDETGGIRSDLTVARLGTARFQVGANGPQDFDWLSRHLPQDGSVTLRDITGGTCCIGVWGPAARDLVQPLCRDDLSHQAFPYFRLLQTYLEAIPVTMLRVSYVGELGWEIYTEASYGGALWDLLWAAGAGHQAIAAGRIAFNSLRMEKGYRAWGTDMTAEHRPDEAGLGFAVRMSKDFIGKAALVDAAARKVLQCLVFDDPAAAALGKEPVLAGDVCIGFVTSAGYSPTIGRTIAYAWLPAESSIGDTVTVDHRGRRYPASVHQQPVVDPESTRIRR
- the solA gene encoding N-methyl-L-tryptophan oxidase, yielding MATTGYDVIVIGLGGMGSAAAYHLAARGRRVLGLERHQPAHDKGSSHGGSRIIRQSYFEDPGYVPLLLRSYELWERLAIDAQSDIYRLTGGLFIGPPDCATVAGSLRASREWDLPHEVLDAPQIAARFPNFTPQPTDIALYEAKAGLARPELTVRAHLELAKRSGATLQFEEPVLNWTTTASGVRVTTGRDTYTAEQLVVCPGAWAPELLSQLGIPITVQRQVMYWLDPVGGTAGFRDHPIFIAENDSGAQIYGFPAIDGPRGGVKVAFFRKGIACTPDTIDRVVGPQEIHEMITRVGELLPALAGTCLQAATCMYSNTPDQHFVIARHPYCPAVTVACGFSGHGFKFVPVVGEILADLVTEGATSQPISLFDPQRLVTV